In one Populus nigra chromosome 12, ddPopNigr1.1, whole genome shotgun sequence genomic region, the following are encoded:
- the LOC133669384 gene encoding lanC-like protein GCL2, whose amino-acid sequence MYEWYGERYWGAAHGLAGIMNVLLDVELKPDEFEDVKGTLKYMINNCFPSGNYSASEEDRKRDVLVHWCHGAPGIALTLVKAVKVFGDKEFLEAAINAAEVVWNRGLLKRVGICHGISGNAYVFLSLYQLTGNIEFLYKAKAFTCFLLDRAHKLISAGEMHGGDSPYSMFEGMGGMAYLFLDMIDPSKARFPAYEL is encoded by the exons ATGTATGAATGGTATGGTGAGAGGTATTGGGGTGCTGCCCATGGATTGGCAGGTATTATGAATGTTTTATTGGATGTAGAGCTGAAACCTGATGAGTTTGAGGATGTCAAGGGCACCCTTAAATACATGATCAATAACTGTTTTCCCAGCGGCAACTACTCTGCAAGTGAAGAAGATCGCAAGAGGGATGTTCTTGTGCATTGGTGTCATGGAGCACCTGGAATTGCTCTTACACTTGTCAAGGCAGTTAAG GTTTTTGGAGATAAAGAGTTTCTGGAAGCAGCTATAAATGCTGCAGAGGTAGTGTGGAACCGCGGGCTGCTCAAGCGAGTTGGAATTTGCCATGGCATCAGTGGGAATGCGTATGTGTTTCTCTCACTGTACCAGCTAACAGGCAACATAGAGTTCTTATACAAGGCCAAAGCATTTACTTGCTTTCTGCTGGATAGAGCTCACAAACTTATATCGGCCGGAGAGATGCATGGAGGTGATAGCCCCTACTCAATGTTTGAAGGAATGGGAGGTATGGCTTATCTTTTTCTAGATATGATCGACCCATCCAAGGCTAGATTCCCTGCTTATGAACTCTAA